GAGTTCTCCAACGGGTCTGTCGCCTAGAATCTTGTGGGTTTTGATCCATTTTTGGTTGAGCTTGAGGCCGGCGGCCGTCGTGAGGAGGTGGCAGTGCTGTGAGGCGTCGATCTTGCTCAAGCTGGAAGCCTTGATCTCGCTCCGATCTGTTggttgctagtttttttttttttttttttgatttattatgGGTGTGGGTCGGTGAGTTTTGATCTTGATCGGCTTGGCTTTTCTGGTTCattggtgggttttgatgatcTTGCCGTCGATTGGGTGGGCGATGATTTGGCttgattgggttttgggttgggAATGGGTTTGGGATTGAGTGGGTTTTCCTTGATGATAGTGGCTGGGTGGTGATGATGGTGGTTGGGTGTGGAGTGATCGTTGGTAGTGACGAACTGTGGGTCTATGAAAGAGAGGGGCAGAGAGGGagggaataataaaaaaattataaaaaaaaatgaatatttattgaataaatgtgtaaaatagataaactgatgtaagtgttttgtaaaaataaatatgtaaaaaaaaaaaaaaaaagtaagttttcCTGTGTAAAATGGCTGAGAATAGGAATGGCAatgggtcgggttcgggccgggtttttctatatccggacccgacccgcgggTCTTAACCCGTGGCCCAAACCCGATCCGTTTACTAAACGGATTTTTTTCCCGGGGCCCGGACCCGCCCCCGTCGGGCCCCACGGGCCCCGCGGGCCCCGTTTAGGCCAACCAGATTTAggcccaacccaaaaaaaaaaatgaaaagaagaagagaattgaAGCCTAAACAGAGTCTAACGAAAATCTAATCACactttcctcttttttcctCCTGAAAATGCAATCTATCAAAACCAaatattcctctttttttctcacacttaaTCGGTAACCAAACAGTCTGAACAGAGCCAGAAAATCACGattaacaaacccaaaatcacaaacacaaaaatcctaaaatcacaaacacagaaATCATTGAATATAcatgtttaaataaaaataattacaacattttCTCGGCTATTTTCTTGCCATCCAAACGGATCCAAGATCTAACAAACCAAcccattttctcagcttctttTCTCGGTCGAATTACAGAGACAGTACAGCGGTTCGACATATATTCTTCAACGACAAGTTGTTTGGGGGTTTGGAGGCTTCGAATTCGCTGAGGAACAGTGCGGGTTTCGATCAGAGGGTGAAGGAAATGTTGAGCATGAAAAGTCCATCGGATGATGCTGCACCTGCATCGCTAGTGTACGAGTTTTCTGGGCTTGGTTGGGGTTGTCGTggtgagaagagaagagagtgaGTGAGGTTtggttgtggctgtggtggtcagaggagagagggagaggaaaGTGAGGCGGTGAGGACTGAGGGAGGCGTGTGTGTGAGAGTTGAGAGATGAAGAGGGAGAGGCGGCTGTGTGAGCTGAAATGAGGAGATGAATAGAAAATATTAGGGTTTTTAGCTATATATATGTGAGGGGTAGtttagtaattatatatatataaccggaTCTTatccgggtcgggtttcgggttttttataaaacccggacccgaccTGGACCtgcttcgggttttttttttaaacccatacCCGATCCTATTCTTTATCGGACCGGGTAAAATCCGGCCCATTAGGATCGGGCCGGACCGGATATCTGCGGGTCGGAtttaaattgccatccctagccGAGAATTCAAGGGATGCTCTTAGGCTTCCTATTAGGACAGCTGGTTTTAAGTTTTAGCACATAAAAGTCATGGTTCCTGTTCAAAAAAACATGACCCTAAGCTAAAACTGACATGATCAGATGGTCCACAAACAAACACATCTAAGCTGGACTTTTGTCACAGAAGAAATTGCAGCAAATACCACACCTTTCTTTTTGTCGTTTTGGGGTTTGTTCTTTGCGAAGTCATAAGTAATTACCTTTGCATTGTCCAAGAGTATCATCCAGCCACTTGATTTTTCAAGTTTCGACAATTCGAAAGGTTCCATGGACTTCCTGCCAAAAACAAAAGGCTCTAtgtactttattattattattatttctttttatgattcattttaGTTGgaagaaaattacttttttctaaaattttgtttattatggATCGgaaaaaaattacttgattaGGGGTCTTGTACCTATTATTTTaccagcaattttttttttcaaactatagAGCACCTGCCAAAAACAAAAGGCTCTAtgtactttattattattattatttctttttatgattcattttggttggaagaaaattacttttttcataaaattttgtttattatggATCGgaaaaaaattacttgattaGGGGTCTTGTACCTATTATTTTaccagcaattttttttttcaaactatagAGCACCTGCCAAAAACAAAAGGCTTTATGtactttgttattattattatttctttttatgattcattttggttggaagaaaattacttttttcttaaaattttgtttattatggATCGgaaaaaaattacttgattaGGGGTCTTGTACCTATTATTTTAccagcaaatttttttttttttcaaactatagAGCAATGtgtgggtttctttttttagggCAAACCTTGGTTCTAGTATTTAGTTGCAATGAACCTATCATAATGGTTATACGTATTCACTTTTAGTTATATGTTATCATTCTAACGAGCCTAGTAGTATAACATATACATTGAATTCAAGCCAAgtaccatttttttcttttataaataaagcAGGGCTTTTTGACTTTGCCACCTCTTACACTCTAgtcaatcacaaaataaaaataaagactatatataaaagaaaaaactttgcACCCTTTCTCATCTCTTGTTAATGAATGGGCAGATGCTTGTCtagtaattttcttttgggtaaatttaaatgattttctctaacgctttgtttggttgcaattgagggaagagaaaagaaaaggagaagaaaacatttttctcaTGTAGGGTTGGAAataagaagagaagaagaaaagaaaagagaagaattaTTTTGCTTTCCTTTGTTTGGCTTgtaaagggaaagaaaatgGTAAGAAAGATATTtgtctttttacttttataccCCTAAATTTGAGAGAGATGAATGTATAAAGTTGGACAAAAATGTAAATTTCATGTCATAAAAAGTCTAAgtgttagttttttatttttaattttaattgctcAAAGTGTCAAGTTTTCTCTTCAATTCCGTCCAAAATGGGAGATTGAAAAAAGTGGGCCTAGTGGAGCTTTTATCTCTGTCCGTTCTTTTCCTTTCTCCTAAAGCAACCAAACAGAGGAAAGGGCCGGTCTTCCcttcttttttctcattttctctgtACTTTCCCCCTTTCCAAGCACACTATAAATATTTGACTTAAATAAAATCATTGGAGTTTTCCAAAATGGGATCTAGGtttcattttaatccaaaaCATTAGAATGTGAAAATGTATCTATTAAAAAGATCATAGGATTGATCTGTGATATGATAAACCACGAAGGGGTAAATAATTTATCAAGATAATCTGttaatttgaatgattttattttaatccaaaTCTTATGGGAATGGGATCGGCTGAGTTTAGTAATGTAAGCTTATAACTAAGTTGGGGCATTAAAGTGGTTAGATATATGTTAGGATTGCCTAGGTGGGATGTGGTGTTAATATGTTGATTTGTCCACTATATGGAGTCAATATTCAGCATGCCCCTTGCCATTGGGTTAAAGGCAGGGGTGGAGGTATGTATAAGGGAGGGGGGTGGgcatgaaattttgaaattttttttaaatatatatacaattattttaatattttcaaaatttagtctacaaaaataagagttggctcttccaaatatttgaattagtccaataatgctcttaaaaaaaaaattggcctaatagttatagagatataattttatttttcgcaattctattttttattgtaaaatgtgctcttatatctgttaaatatttgataaagtttgataTCAAACATGTTTAAATCTATCTTTTTCAACTCGTTATGTGGTgattaacaagtcattgactcattaaaaaaaatttgttactaaaactacacatgaaatgtGTCTTTAGTGGCCATATAATATGGGTTAAAGCAAGGTAGCTTTAAAAATGTTTGGAGCCTAATTTATTCCTCAAAGTTTAGGatcattcatgtttttgaaaatttcattagttcaattgaaagattttttacttactttagcataaaatttgataatttgtatttaaaacgaaactttttaagaatttgactatgaaaatggaaaaaatgaattttattttaagaaagattGCCATcgaaaataattttgattgaaaatactaaactcttttgttttttgttgttgttggttgtgtgtatatatataacttatcaaataaaaaatgtgtgtaTGTATAATAACAAAAGGCGCGCatctgtgtatatatatgtgtgtgtgtgtgtgtgtgtgtgtgtgtgtgtgtggaagttgtcttgataaatatattagcgTTGTAACTTgacccccaaacaaaaatttctggTTCTGTCCCTGGTTAAAGGGCACCCCCACCCACAATGGATGGGTAGCCCACACATCTCAAATCTCATGTAGCAATTGAATTTGATGAAATAAAAAAGCATCCATTTGGAAAGACTATCAAGACAAGTAAACAATCGGCCACATTACAAGTGCAGAAAATTTAAAGTCGCGAGCCAATAGACGATCGCAAGTCATGAACGATGTTAATTATGGCACAAGAATCACGCCTAGCACTAGCCATGATGTTGGGGTTGCCGAAGCACTTGGTTTCACTCCTCAAGGTCTCTAACAACCCCAAGCATGACCATAGTGTTGCAGTGCCCATGATggtgaaaatggaaaaaaaaaaggagagagagagaggtgtgtagggaattaacccaaattcccaacctgtgagaaacaaaaatagagaaaaacacatgcctaagaaaaaaaaacaatcacatgcaCAAAACAGCATTTACGTGGTTCGACAATTTGcttacgtccacggagttgcatgGATTTCATTATTATCAGGAAAAAGTACAAAGTGCGGCtacaatttttctctttaacaAAATACGGCAACAACACCCAcaataaaaccctaatcaccaaagttGGTTTCTATATACAAAACGGGCCAAAAATCTCCAGCTTGGGCCTATCGACCCAAACCTCCGCTCTATGGACTAAGCCTTaataaatctcccattaaaaaccacgcaatatTATTTGGGTCAGGTCGGGTCGTCAAATCGGatcaaacaaaattaagctccacaaagcccaacaggGTGGGTATATTAACCCATAATATcactgttattaaaaaaaaggattatttGACAAGGTAATCTATATATTGATATGGCTTATACGAACTCACAACATAacaaaattatgtcattttgaTCTTATGAGACACTTATCCACTTCAATAGTGGATATAAATGGGAGTAGTACAAGCATCTTCAAACCGAGAGCCCTACCAATTTGGCCAACCTCTAAGTTTATATATAAGTacttactttttatattttaccttTATTAAATTGATTGGAAAAAATTTGGTTCTTATGGTATGtgattattttaattatgtaaataaaacagaataatttcaaattaaaaagaaaataacatgaaaaaagaagaagacagctATAAAGCTATAAATGCAAATTTCAAGAATTAGGAGGGAGTTGTTACATTTTGTCAGACCTCGAGGGATGTGAAGGCAAATTTCCTTCTTCTAAAATGGAATCATTCTGAAATACTAGCCAAAAAaatgattcttttaagagtataGAACACGAAGGGCCAGCATGGACCCACCACTGAAAGCTTTATGCCGAAGACATGGTTTGAGTCAAAATTAGAGCTTCTCTCACATGATTACCACTGTTTATCAGCTCATAGCTTAATGGAATACTTGATACTAGTAGTTTATTAGTTGCAATCCCAATACAGTGATGAATTTTGACCCTGTGATTACTCTTGTAGTAGTTGTAGACTGTAGGGCCAACCCCCAAATgctgcttttttatttttttatttttatgaataccCCTCAAATGCTGCTATAGCTATATTCCAATGACTTTTCGATTTGTATATTGTTGCACAGAAGAGACAGACTGAGAGGAGGGGAAAAGAATTAAAAACCTTTCTTCTGATAAGTGATAAGTAAGCATCACCCTAGCttaaagcaaaaattaaaaacaaaaagagagtgtatgaagaaaaagataaagttAATTAGTCACAGATTCCAGAGCGCCCTATCTTCAGAACCCTGCTATTTGATGATGGCAAATACCCACAATCCCAACAAGAAGACAAACCATAGCCCACCTAACAAACTCCATAAAACACCAAAAAGATAtaatccaaaattaaaaaataatacctAAGAGACATGAATCCATTAtctgttattattttttcatcaccacaattatattttaattcattatatgtcattttttttaattcaattattataataaataaggaGAAAGATATGAATCATAATTTTCCTcataaaaaagtgattttttcttataactcataaaagaaattaagagCTAAAAAACTCCAAACACGTCAGTTTTAGTCAAATATCTTGTCATCGAatgttttaaattaataataaagaatGGTTATTATAGAATTGtccttgaaaattgaaactccaTCCTTTCAAAAGCATTATTCTTTTATTCATTAATTATACAATAAATTACATATATAgtgataaaacttaaaaaaaaaaagatttgtatcatttaataaaaaaaccactACGCAATCTCATTTCTTCAAATCTTAAaaaacaggaaaagaaaaaaaaaggtaagcaacagacaacaaaaaatgtataataataTGTATTCTATTCTCTCCATTAACTCAAAAGGACACGCTCtcttccctctctctttctaaaaGCTTAATGGCTTCTTACATTCCATAATCCCATTCATTattcctttcttctctctctctcatcaaatcCATCATacatacaaagaaaaaacacacagactttccctctctctctgtcttACTATCCATTCATCTCTCAGAGGCAGAGACATGTACTgtgagagaaacagagagagagaaaccatgCCAGTTGTTGACGAGACCACAGGTCTAGAGCAAGTCAAATGGAGAAGACCCAGAAACCAATTCCAACACCAACCCATTTCAGAGATGGATCCTCCAACTAGTCCTAACCCACAAATCCCATCTATAATCCAATCCAGTAGATGCAAATCCACCATCTCTTCCCTCCTCCTCTCCACTTTTTCCAACACAAACTCCACAAATGAAGCCACACCCACCAACGCAAACACCAAGAAAAAGAACAACTTTACTTCAGCAACGTTTAGGGGGCTTGGCTGTACGGCCTCAGCTTCACAGCAAGTGTCGGTGCCGGCAGTGATTCGAGGGTCAGCTGACTGGGAAGCTAAGAAGAgcaggaagaagaagaagaagcaaaagaagaactttaacaacaacagcagcaacaacaatGGTAATAATAGTAATGGCAATAATGGAGAAGATGGGCCTAATATAATGAGCTGTGTGGATGTGCAAGATGTTTGGTGTGGACCTGGAATTGGGTTCTCTGCAGAGGATTGTGTAGTGGCCAGGAGGAATGGTAATGGGAGAGGCAAGATTGATGGTGATACTAAAATCAACCACACCCATAGGGAGGTAATGCTCTCTTTTTGTCTCTCTTACTAATATTATTGACTTTTAAGGTTGTGGATGCTGAATTTCTCTAATTCTATAGGACGTGGGGGTGAGTTTAGTACTTttgtcaagatttttttttttaatgtttgatttTGTAGAAGTGGGCATTTGTTAGGTGTTTAATCTAGTTTTTCTGTGTGAATAGTGATCTTGATCATTATGCTGTTCAAATTGAactgggattttttttcttataatatatATGCATGTTTATTTGGGTTGTCTGCAACTAGTTTTACTCTGGATTTGATTCAGAATTTACAGAAGAAAAGATGATAAGAGCAAAGACAAGATCTTTGGGGGCAAAACAAAGTCATCCAAATGAAATAAAGGCTGAAAAGTAATTTGAGATTGGGGAGAAAATAGACCAATATAAAAGATgcgtatgtatatatttattgataGAGGCTAAAAATCTGGAAAAACCTTCCAAAtctcatctttctttctctctgtaAATTTAAGAGAATTTTGATGGGTTCGAGTGGAAATAATGTGTATATTTTGAGTCTGTCTTTTGGGAAATGGAAAGTTGTCTACTAGTCTGTCTTCtgtatatttttagttttattattttactggTTAAATAATACTGGGGTTAGAGTCTGGGAGTGGCCAACTATAAATGCTTACTGAATCTTCAAATAATAGTCTTTACAATAAATATTGCTTGCAgagtttgtttgcttgttttgttttatattattttcccCTTTTGGGTGTGGATTCTGGAGTTGTTTGCATTCCTCAATGCTATCTTATTCTTTTCCataagatgtttttttttttttttttgagaaacccaTAAGATGTTTCAATTGCTCcaattatgtatttatttatttattttaaaacctATCAAATGGTATCGAATATCGATATATCAAGGTGGAAGCCCACTCATTAATATAATATACAAATAGGATTCcaatttcaatataattttgtgataagtgccattctttttttttttgttgagaaaatgatAAGTGCCATTCTAATTGCATCGTTACATACAAATTCATGCATTTGAACctagaaaaaatcaaaagattttatttgaatttattatgcTTTAATTTAATACTATGAATGTGTAGTAATTGTTAAATAgaaatatttcatatatatatataaaactatgtttattatttttttaataagtaaaacaaCTCACGGTTAGAATATTAATTTTCCTCTAATTGTGCTAATTTTTCATTGCTCCTGTGCATTTGTAAGTCAGGGTTTggtgaaatttttcaaaaaagcctcttttttttttgggttcccaAAGTAGGATTGTCATATTCTTCAGCTGGTCTTGCTTCTTTGTAGGAAATACGTCATTGGTTGTTATGTGGCACTTTCTGATTTCTTGGGTGTTTGTTAATTGCCTTTGACAGTTTTGACCAATATTTTATTGGCCGTGTGAGTGTGACATTCAGTGACAGTGTTTTATGGAACTAAGTCACTGATTTTCttgtgtttaatattttttttggttaaatgcGTGCACGTATAAATTTGTATAGTTGCTAAcgcaaaatattttctttcatgaATAATTCACTGTGGATTAGACCCCTCCTTATATTAAGACTCCCACTTAAACCAGGAGACTCCTATGTGTGAGTTTTAGATAAGTGCTTCAGTGGTTGGACTATAGAAGGACTTTCTTTTCTGTTATCTATAAAGAAATTGTATTTATGAGGTATATGCCcactttttatcatttttgttgATTGTGCTTTCATCAAATCTTGGCAGCGTCCATGTTTAGGAAGGCGAGCAGTGAACCCTGAACCCATTTCATTTCTGGACTCTGACTCGGATTATGTATCTTCTCGTCCTGGATTGGAGGTATTCGGAACTAGGTACTACCGACATGCTCGCCATCCTTCTCCTGAGGGCTTTGCTGAGGTCTGTCCATGCTCTCCATGTGTTCTGTCAATATAATTCTCAAGGATGCTAGTTTAtgcttatttaattatttattttaatatatatctattATCCATTCATACACTGCACTTTTGTGCCTCTTGTATTATTTGGCCCATAGGCCATAGCTTAATTTTGGTAGTTTGGGATATTGTTTATACTTTTTGGTAGCCTTTTCCAGTTTTCCGCTAAATGGTCTGGGtagtttttgggtttggttttggcaGGTAAAACATAgctttcatttatatataattgagtTCTTTACTATATAGAATTGGGGGGATCTTGacaaatcaaatatatttaagtattTCCAGTGATGTAATTCTCAATCAACTATTTGAAAGTTAAATATGACCGGAAGATGCTCAACATAAATTATAGATGTTGCAGTTTAATCCAGGCCCGCATACACTTTCTCATGAAAAGTTCCTGTGATTTCTTCTGAAATAATTGTATTTGCTGAAGGAGCAACTCTGCATTAAGATTCTTGGGGATGCTGGTTTATTTTTTCTTGCTCTCTTTTTTGCTTTACTTATTTGAGCAGATAATGAATTGGTTCAGCTTAATTTTAATAGTTTGGATTATTGTTGTCAGCTGCCACTTTCTGGTTCACCAAGCAAAACAGAAATGGTAGATGCTATGAAATCGGTGCCAAAAATCACCTCATGGAGAGCTCTTTAGATGTGATATctgttgaaaatttttatttgccAAAAAGCATCTCCTGTAGTTTGCtattattatcatatttaaGACTGCAAATTTAAAGTAATGTCAACGGGCTTTGAACCTGCTTGTGTTAAATGGATTTGATTTTCCTATTGCACAATAAACTACTGGGAGAAAGCTGGGGAAATTCTGATTGCtatacatgaaaaataaaaataaaaagaaattgctGACAATTAAGTTTGAGAGTCACATCCAATAATTGGATAATTCTTCATAgattatctaataaaatatattaattagtgAAGGAAAGAGATAAGGATTGAAGGGTTAGGTCACCTACTTATGCCCTGATTgccattattttttcataagtCAATGTTAGGAAATTGTGTTAAGGAAACCTGGTTAAGACACATGTTGTACTCTAGCTCTGTGTAGGGAATGATATTAACGACATGAAGTCTTCCTCCCTCCCCCCTTCTTTTCCCCTCttcagagagagggagagaaagttGGCGTTTCCTCCTCCCATAATAATgggatttttttggggggggagggggagcTCTGGGTTCAAGACTCACTAGGTGCATGTGTAATCTGTTCTTCAAAAAGTATAACTTGAAAGTTCTCCAAGAGAATTTTGTAGTGCTCCTGAAACTGATAGTAAGAGCATTTTGTAAATTACGTTGGGTGATGGTTAGGTCAGTGCAATAAATTGGCTGAATGCAATACATGGTCCAATGAATAGGTTGAATACAATGATGGATGTTAGTTTTCTGGTCAAaactacttataaaaaaaaagttttccactCAATACTATAGATTGTTTGGTAAGCTCATGGTTCCTGTTACTGCATTTGTCtgtctatctatctatcttAAGCGTATATGTAGCTAACAATTATTTGCTATGGAGTTACATGAATACTCTGTTGTGAACTACAAATGTAAAATTAAGGATTTTAATGTATATTATACATAATTCTTGGCGAAATGATGAAGTTCTGAGGGGAAACTTCACCTTATATGTGATTATATTGTGGCAAAGATCATGTGTTATTTAGGAGGCATTTAAAAGATTGCTGGCTGATGCAGATTATGATGCTTCAGAATAGTCTGCTAATGGGGGGAAGAATAGACACACACGATCGATATAGAGACTTGAGACTTGATGTTGATAGTATGTCATATGAGGTTTGTTGTTTTTCCTTGTAAAATGCAtctttatatcttttgttttacttttccttttattctgGGAATCATGTCTACATTGTATGATGTGCATCCTGTCGTAATTCCCTTGTTTTATGGCAAACAGGAATTGCTTGAGCTTGGTGATAGAATTGGTTATGTGAGTACTGGATTGAAAGAAGAGGAAATAAGCCGCTGCCTCCGGAATATTAAGCACTCACTTGTAAATGATCTGTCCCCACATTTTACTAAGCAAGTAGATAGGAAGTGCAG
The Quercus lobata isolate SW786 chromosome 10, ValleyOak3.0 Primary Assembly, whole genome shotgun sequence DNA segment above includes these coding regions:
- the LOC115963677 gene encoding uncharacterized protein LOC115963677, producing MYCERNRERETMPVVDETTGLEQVKWRRPRNQFQHQPISEMDPPTSPNPQIPSIIQSSRCKSTISSLLLSTFSNTNSTNEATPTNANTKKKNNFTSATFRGLGCTASASQQVSVPAVIRGSADWEAKKSRKKKKKQKKNFNNNSSNNNGNNSNGNNGEDGPNIMSCVDVQDVWCGPGIGFSAEDCVVARRNGNGRGKIDGDTKINHTHRERPCLGRRAVNPEPISFLDSDSDYVSSRPGLEVFGTRYYRHARHPSPEGFAEIMMLQNSLLMGGRIDTHDRYRDLRLDVDSMSYEELLELGDRIGYVSTGLKEEEISRCLRNIKHSLVNDLSPHFTKQVDRKCSICQEEYEGDDEMGKLDCGHSYHLQCIKQWLAQKNCCPVCKTEVVARC